One Phaseolus vulgaris cultivar G19833 chromosome 11, P. vulgaris v2.0, whole genome shotgun sequence genomic window carries:
- the LOC137832463 gene encoding uncharacterized protein has protein sequence MGGKKWSILVAIFILLIAMEAAIAQGQGNGNDKGKGNENGKGKGEGSDDGKGKKNKKDDGKDKKPKEKKPKKQRDEASDYDKMSALPSGQERGFCRTNTTCEFKTIVCPSECAERKPKKNKKKKACFIDCSSSTCEATCKVRKANCDGYGSLCYDPRFVGGDGVMFYFHGAKGGNFAIVSDEEFQINAHFIGSRPQGRTRDYTWVQALGVMFDSHTLVIAANRVSHWNDKVDSLTVKWDGEVINVPTDGEAEWRGNGDEREVVVERTDETNSVRVTVSGLVEMDISVKPIGEQENKVHNYQLPQNDAFAHLETQFRFKKSTDKFEGVLGQTYRPGYVSPVKRGVAMPMMGGENKYQTLSLFSTSCKRCMFQRPSTIASTEEGLVAQY, from the exons ATGGGTGGAAAAAAGTGGAGCATCTTGGTGGCCATCTTCATCTTACTTATTGCCATGGAAGCTGCCATAGCTCAAGGTCAAGGTAATGGCAATGACAAAGGTAAAGGAAATGAGAATGGAAAGGGGAAGGGTGAGGGTAGTGATGATGGAAAggggaagaaaaataaaaaggatgATGGAAAGGACAAGAAGCCAAAAGAGAAAAAGCCAAAAAAGCAACGTGATGAAGCCTCAGATTATGACAAGATGTCAGCACTGCCATCAGGTCAAGAACGAGGGTTCTGCAGAACAAACACCACCTGTGAGTTCAAGACCATTGTTTGTCCATCCGAGTGCGCAGAAAGGAAGCccaagaagaacaagaagaagaaggcATGTTTCATTGACTGTAGCAGCAGCACATGTGAAGCCACCTGCAAGG TCAGGAAAGCTAACTGTGATGGGTATGGATCTCTGTGCTATGATCCTCGCTTTGTGGGAGGTGATGGTGTGATGTTCTACTTCCACGGTGCCAAAGGAGGAAATTTTGCCATTGTTTCTGATGAGGAGTTCCAAATCAATGCTCACTTTATTGGGTCTCGACCACAAGGAAGGACTCGTGACTACACATGGGTGCAAGCACTTGGTGTCATGTTTGACTCACACACTCTTGTTATTGCAGCCAATAGAGTGTCTCATTGGAATGACAAGGTTGATTCTCTCACAGTGAAGTGGGATGGTGAAGTGATCAATGTTCCAACTGATGGGGAGGCTGAATGGAGGGGCAATGGAGATGAAAGAGAAGTGGTTGTGGAGAGAACCGATGAGACCAACAGTGTGAGAGTGACGGTTTCAGGTTTGGTTGAGATGGACATAAGTGTGAAGCCTATTGGAGAGCAAGAAAACAAGGTTCACAACTACCAACTGCCACAAAATGATGCTTTTGCTCATTTGGAGACACAATTCAGATTCAAGAAAAGCACAGATAAATTTGAAGGAGTTTTGGGTCAGACTTACAGGCCAGGGTATGTTAGCCCTGTGAAGAGAGGGGTTGCTATGCCAATGATGGGTGGGGAGAACAAGTACCagactctctctctcttttcaaCATCATGCAAACGGTGCATGTTCCAGAGGCCATCCACCATAGCAAGCACTGAAGAAGGACTTGTTGCTCAGTACTGA